The Arachis duranensis cultivar V14167 chromosome 2, aradu.V14167.gnm2.J7QH, whole genome shotgun sequence genome has a window encoding:
- the LOC107474136 gene encoding uncharacterized protein LOC107474136, producing MSGEVVRVVKCPKCRKLLQEPTEYDIYKCGGCGTTLKAKKRRSVNVIEGSSTQKTDAAPRTSYLFSEDKQCGNRKQVAPQENGPKAKATSFSSGEYYMDKNVGRDQLQPFNLSNEELESELDSYKLTLRRRRVPNKTTCCEIEETECGNLASEGSKEFFYSPDKNDNSKKSASTGEMSEMKVTSDSEVDEEFNTGNSSPEGSENALTSGSDREQANNNNSTLIGSNTEMEVNGSDSGRLEELNNGSLLLGGEEDDNKNKSTTKDLKPQVEIKGIGSEEEKESSTENLLVKEAEDISGSDGEDGNNDKSAPAAASAEVAMIKSNLEEAEEINNGNLLRKEEFSLCVPSGDPNNERKALVGAKSEVATAESISTTKSSRTENVVSEKGTIFPGTPDKVDEGMSGNHVSSSELQKQAQKGIHHSFDRVRSVETLDTKMLVNPSPTLHSMVGAGFSKSATTRNTYVYDGIENTNTSPNSVSEETTRKGKGLVNPMSYGDLGTQHQSHLFNEKQHDMKGSRANQENKEMGTTTRHGHQHWMRTKRDELPSRMTFHRSSSQSHYERNRMSNQLHDDLYRNSRFLSPDSYEDTNQEKMKLLRMIHNLQDQLNRTHHVSRETKNGRLSTGVCYKEKHIPSHHNHDLHCRRFSRGVDYLRCNERCNHQVGCHQRHKLSQIPYSDEVTSSVHHIYHSCPECYPTKWHFPANLHPRALHHREELFRSYPGLDSYSPWHSYSSSLQWSTTSRLPVYGSETKSDTHKHRADKLRRYLREKEHMTKWKYRPVAGGAPFVTCRKCLNLLRLPEDFLHSKRGHCQLKCGECSEVFKFSPQNRKLASHSSNVLGPPSCDLSGRPTKCSQLHL from the exons ATGTCTGGTGAGGTGGTTCGCGTGGTTAAATGTCCGAAATGCCGGAAACTTCTTCAAGAGCCTACAGAATATGATATCTACAAGTGCGGTGGATGTGGCACAACTCTTAAAG CTAAGAAGCGAAGAAGTGTCAATGTGATCGAAGGATCAAGTACACAAAAAACTGATGCAGCTCCTAGAACATCGTATCTTTTTTCTGAAGATAAACAATGTGGCAATAGGAAGCAGGTGGCTCCTCAAGAAAATGGTCCGAAAGCGAAAGCTACTTCATTTTCCTCAGGAGAATATTATATGGATAAAAATGTTGGAAGGGATCAGCTTCAACCATTCAATTTATCCAATGAAGAACTAGAAAGTGAGCTGGATAGCTATAAGTTGACACTCAGAAGGCGTAGAGTGCCCAATAAAACCACTTGCTGTGAGATCGAGGAGACAGAGTGTGGAAACTTAGCATCAGAAGGATCAAAAGAGTTTTTCTATTCTCCGGATAAAAATGACAATAGTAAGAAATCAGCTTCAACAGGAGAAATGTCTGAAATGAAAGTTACAAGTGATTCAGAAGTAGATGAAGAGTTCAACACTGGAAACTCGTCACCGGAGGGGTCAGAAAACGCGTTAACTTCTGGAAGTGATCGAGAACAAGCCAATAACAACAATTCAACTCTGATAGGTTCAAACACTGAAATGGAAGTTAATGGAAGTGATTCAGGGAGATTAGAAGAGTTAAATAATGGGAGTTTGCTACTAGGAGGCGAAGAGGATGATAACAAAAACAAGTCAACTACAAAAGATTTAAAGCCTCAAGTGGAAATTAAAGGAATTGgttcagaagaagaaaaagagtcaAGTACTGAAAACTTGTTAGTGAAGGAAGCAGAAGATATTTCTGGATCAGATGGTGAAGATGGCAATAATGACAAGTCGGCTCCAGCAGCAGCAAGCGCTGAAGTGGCAATGATTAAAAGCAACTTAGAAGAAGCGGAAGAGATAAATAATGGGAACCTGTTAAGAAAAGAGGAGTTTAGTTTATGTGTTCCAAGTGGAGATCCGAACAACGAACGAAAGGCTCTAGTTGGTGCAAAATCTGAAGTGGCCACTGCTGAAAGTATTTCTACCACcaaaagctcaagaactgaGAACGTTGTATCTGAAAAGGGAACCATTTTTCCTGGTACTCCTGATAAAGTTGATGAAGGTATGTCTGGTAATCATGTATCTTCTAGTGAACTGCAGAAGCAAGCTCAGAAAGGTATTCACCATAGCTTTGATCGCGTGAGGTCTGTGGAAACATTAGATACCAAAATGCTGGTTAATCCAAGTCCAACGCTTCACAGTATGGTGGGAGCCGGATTTTCTAAATCCGCTACCACTAGAAACACTTATGTATATGATGGCATTGAGAACACAAACACTTCTCCTAATAGTGTTTCTGAGGAAACGACCAGAAAGGGAAAAGGTCTTGTTAACCCCATGTCATATGGAGATCTTGGAACACAACACCAATCACATTTGTTCAATGAAAAGCAACATGACATGAAAGGCAGCAGAGCAaatcaagaaaacaaagaaatggGGACTACTACAAGACATGGTCATCAACATTGGATGAGAACAAAGAGAGATGAGCTTCCATCAAGAATGACTTTCCATCGAAGCAGTTCCCAATCTCACTATGAAAGAAACAGAATGTCAAATCAATTGCACGATGACCTCTATCGCAATTCAAGGTTTCTTTCGCCTGACTCGTATGAGGACACTAACCAGGAAAAGATGAAACTGTTAAGAATGATCCACAACTTACAGGATCAGCTCAACAGAACTCACCATGTGAGTAGGGAAACAAAAAATGGAAGACTATCCACAGGAGTCTGTTATAAGGAAAAGCATATTCCTTCACATCATAACCATGACCTTCATTGCAGACGATTTTCTCGTGGTGTGGATTATCTTAGATGCAACGAAAGATGTAATCATCAAGTTGGCTGTCACCAAAGGCATAAACTTTCTCAGATACCTTATTCAGATGAGGTAACAAGCAGTGTGCACCACATTTATCATTCTTGTCCAGAATGCTATCCTACAAAGTGGCATTTCCCAGCAAATTTGCATCCGCGTGCTCTTCACCATCGTGAAGAGTTATTCAGGTCTTATCCAGGCCTAGATAGCTACTCTCCTTGGCACTCTTATTCTTCCAGTCTGCAGTGGTCCACTACCTCTAGACTCCCAGTGTATGGAAGTGAAACAAAATCTGACACTCACAAGCATAGGGCTGACAAGTTAAGGAGATATTTAAGGGAGAAAGAACACATGACCAAGTGGAAATATCGGCCGGTAGCTGGTGGAGCTCCTTTTGTTACTTGTCGTAAATGCTTGAACCTTCTGCGGTTGCCTGAAGATTTTCTCCATTCTAAAAGAGGACATTGCCAACTTAAATGCGGTGAATGTTCAGAGGTATTCAAGTTTTCGCCGCAGAACAGAAAACTAGCTTCTCATTCATCAAATGTTTTAGGCCCTCCATCATGTGACCTCAGTGGAAGACCTACAAAATGTTCACAACTTCATCTATGA
- the LOC107474137 gene encoding uncharacterized protein LOC107474137 has translation MRGGRKNLKRATEERYITLQDGQSIMQVVSLRGSNLIEVMDACGEKSLALFPAKFQKSMWIRRGSFVVVDESGKEKALESGSKVACLVSQVLFYEQVRALQKSPEWPETFKSEMVDDSNERSSSQQENKMEKNDDNDNNEEDDDDNDDDDGLTPLEANTNRMRPFEGQIEEDSESSSDTDA, from the exons ATGAGAGGAGGAAGGAAGAATTTGAAGAGAGCAACGGAGGAACGGTACATTACCCTTCAAGATGGTCAATCCATCATGCAGGTTGTCTCTCTCCGTGGCTCCAATCTAATTGAG GTCATGGATGCATGCGGTGAGAAATCATTAGCGCTATTTCCTGCTAAATTTCAGAAGAGCATGTGGATAAGACGAG GGAGCTTTGTTGTAGTTGATGAAAGTGGAAAGGAAAAGGCTCTTGAATCTGGTAGCAAGGTGGCTTGTCTTGTTTCCCAGGTTCTTTTCTACGAGCAAGTTCGAGCACTTCAGAAATCTCCAGAATG GCCTGAAACTTTTAAATCTGAGATGGTTGATGATTCAAATGAAAGGAGCAGCTCCCAACAAGAAAACAAGATGGAGAAGAATGATGACAACGACAACAATGAGGAAGATGATGACGacaacgatgatgatgatggactAACCCCATTGGAAGCCAATACGAACCGGATGAGACCTTTTGAGGGTCAAATTGAAGAAGACTCGGAATCCAGTTCAGATACAGATGCTTGA